A region from the Macaca mulatta isolate MMU2019108-1 chromosome 13, T2T-MMU8v2.0, whole genome shotgun sequence genome encodes:
- the SLC35F6 gene encoding solute carrier family 35 member F6 isoform X1, with translation MGMFLGEFSCLAAFYLLRCRATGQSDSSVDPQQPFNPLLFLPPALCDMTGTSLMYVALNMTSASSFQMLRGAVIIFTGLFSVAFLGRRLVLSQWLGILATIAGLVVVGLADLLSKQDSQHKLSEVITGDLLIIMAQIIVAIQMVLEEKFVYKHNVHPLRAVGTEGLFGFVILSLLLVPMYYIPAGSFSGNPRGTLEDALDAFCQVGRQPLIAVALLGNISSIAFFNFAGISVTKELSATTRMVLDSLRTVVIWALSLALGWEAFHALQILGFLILLIGTALYNGLHRPLLGRLSRGRPLAEESEQERLLGGTRTPINDAS, from the exons A TGGGCATGTTCCTGGGAGAATTCTCCTGCCTGGCTGCCTTCTACCTCCTCCGGTGCAGAGCCACAGGGCAATCAGACTCCAGCGTAGACCCCCAGCAGCCCTTCAACCCTCTTCTTTTCCTGCCCCCAGCGCTCTGTGACATGACAGGGACCAGCCTCATGTATGTGG CTCTGAATATGACCAGTGCCTCTAGCTTCCAGATGCTGCGGGGTGCAGTGATCATATTCACTGGCCTGTTCTCGGTGGCCTTCTTGGGCCGGAGGCTGGTGCTGAGCCAGTGGCTGGGCATCCTAGCCACCATCGCGGGGCTGGTGGTCGTGGGCCTGGCTGACCTCCTGAGCAAGCAAGACAGTCAGCACAAGCTCAGCGAAGTGATCACAG GGGACCTGTTGATCATCATGGCGCAGATCATCGTCGCCATCCAGATGGTACTAGAGGAGAAGTTCGTCTACAAACACAATGTGCACCCACTGCGGGCAGTTGGCACTGAGG GCCTCTTTGGTTTTGTGATCCTCTCCCTGCTGCTGGTGCCCATGTACTACATCCCCGCCGGCTCCTTCAGCGGAAACCCTCGTGGGACGCTGGAGGATGCATTGGACGCCTTCTGCCAGGTGGGCCGGCAGCCACTCATTGCTGTGGCACTGCTGGGTAACATCAGTAGCATTGCCTTCTTCAACTTCGCAGGCATCAGCGTCACCAAGGAACTGAGCGCCACCACCCGCATGGTGCTGGACAGCTTGCGCACCGTTGTCATCTGGGCACTGAGCCTGGCACTGGGCTGGGAGGCCTTCCATGCACTGCAGATCCTTGGCTTCCTCATACTCCTTATAGGCACTGCCCTCTACAACGGGCTGCACCGCCCGCTGCTGGGCCGCCTGTCCCGGGGCCGGCCCCTGGCAGAGGAGAGCGAGCAGGAGAGACTGCTGGGTGGCACCCGGACTCCCATCAATGATGCCAGCTGA
- the SLC35F6 gene encoding solute carrier family 35 member F6 isoform X2, which produces MFLGEFSCLAAFYLLRCRATGQSDSSVDPQQPFNPLLFLPPALCDMTGTSLMYVALNMTSASSFQMLRGAVIIFTGLFSVAFLGRRLVLSQWLGILATIAGLVVVGLADLLSKQDSQHKLSEVITGDLLIIMAQIIVAIQMVLEEKFVYKHNVHPLRAVGTEGLFGFVILSLLLVPMYYIPAGSFSGNPRGTLEDALDAFCQVGRQPLIAVALLGNISSIAFFNFAGISVTKELSATTRMVLDSLRTVVIWALSLALGWEAFHALQILGFLILLIGTALYNGLHRPLLGRLSRGRPLAEESEQERLLGGTRTPINDAS; this is translated from the exons ATGTTCCTGGGAGAATTCTCCTGCCTGGCTGCCTTCTACCTCCTCCGGTGCAGAGCCACAGGGCAATCAGACTCCAGCGTAGACCCCCAGCAGCCCTTCAACCCTCTTCTTTTCCTGCCCCCAGCGCTCTGTGACATGACAGGGACCAGCCTCATGTATGTGG CTCTGAATATGACCAGTGCCTCTAGCTTCCAGATGCTGCGGGGTGCAGTGATCATATTCACTGGCCTGTTCTCGGTGGCCTTCTTGGGCCGGAGGCTGGTGCTGAGCCAGTGGCTGGGCATCCTAGCCACCATCGCGGGGCTGGTGGTCGTGGGCCTGGCTGACCTCCTGAGCAAGCAAGACAGTCAGCACAAGCTCAGCGAAGTGATCACAG GGGACCTGTTGATCATCATGGCGCAGATCATCGTCGCCATCCAGATGGTACTAGAGGAGAAGTTCGTCTACAAACACAATGTGCACCCACTGCGGGCAGTTGGCACTGAGG GCCTCTTTGGTTTTGTGATCCTCTCCCTGCTGCTGGTGCCCATGTACTACATCCCCGCCGGCTCCTTCAGCGGAAACCCTCGTGGGACGCTGGAGGATGCATTGGACGCCTTCTGCCAGGTGGGCCGGCAGCCACTCATTGCTGTGGCACTGCTGGGTAACATCAGTAGCATTGCCTTCTTCAACTTCGCAGGCATCAGCGTCACCAAGGAACTGAGCGCCACCACCCGCATGGTGCTGGACAGCTTGCGCACCGTTGTCATCTGGGCACTGAGCCTGGCACTGGGCTGGGAGGCCTTCCATGCACTGCAGATCCTTGGCTTCCTCATACTCCTTATAGGCACTGCCCTCTACAACGGGCTGCACCGCCCGCTGCTGGGCCGCCTGTCCCGGGGCCGGCCCCTGGCAGAGGAGAGCGAGCAGGAGAGACTGCTGGGTGGCACCCGGACTCCCATCAATGATGCCAGCTGA
- the SLC35F6 gene encoding solute carrier family 35 member F6 precursor yields the protein MAWTKYQLFLAGLMLVTGSINTLSAKWADNFVAEGCRGSKEHSFQHPFLQAVGMFLGEFSCLAAFYLLRCRATGQSDSSVDPQQPFNPLLFLPPALCDMTGTSLMYVALNMTSASSFQMLRGAVIIFTGLFSVAFLGRRLVLSQWLGILATIAGLVVVGLADLLSKQDSQHKLSEVITGDLLIIMAQIIVAIQMVLEEKFVYKHNVHPLRAVGTEGLFGFVILSLLLVPMYYIPAGSFSGNPRGTLEDALDAFCQVGRQPLIAVALLGNISSIAFFNFAGISVTKELSATTRMVLDSLRTVVIWALSLALGWEAFHALQILGFLILLIGTALYNGLHRPLLGRLSRGRPLAEESEQERLLGGTRTPINDAS from the exons ATGGCCTGGACCAAGTACCAGCTGTTCCTGGCCGGGCTCATGCTCGTTACCGGCTCCATCAACACGCTCTCGGCAAA ATGGGCGGACAATTTCGTGGCTGAGGGCTGCAGAGGGAGCAAGGAGCACAGCTTCCAGCATCCCTTCCTCCAG GCAGTGGGCATGTTCCTGGGAGAATTCTCCTGCCTGGCTGCCTTCTACCTCCTCCGGTGCAGAGCCACAGGGCAATCAGACTCCAGCGTAGACCCCCAGCAGCCCTTCAACCCTCTTCTTTTCCTGCCCCCAGCGCTCTGTGACATGACAGGGACCAGCCTCATGTATGTGG CTCTGAATATGACCAGTGCCTCTAGCTTCCAGATGCTGCGGGGTGCAGTGATCATATTCACTGGCCTGTTCTCGGTGGCCTTCTTGGGCCGGAGGCTGGTGCTGAGCCAGTGGCTGGGCATCCTAGCCACCATCGCGGGGCTGGTGGTCGTGGGCCTGGCTGACCTCCTGAGCAAGCAAGACAGTCAGCACAAGCTCAGCGAAGTGATCACAG GGGACCTGTTGATCATCATGGCGCAGATCATCGTCGCCATCCAGATGGTACTAGAGGAGAAGTTCGTCTACAAACACAATGTGCACCCACTGCGGGCAGTTGGCACTGAGG GCCTCTTTGGTTTTGTGATCCTCTCCCTGCTGCTGGTGCCCATGTACTACATCCCCGCCGGCTCCTTCAGCGGAAACCCTCGTGGGACGCTGGAGGATGCATTGGACGCCTTCTGCCAGGTGGGCCGGCAGCCACTCATTGCTGTGGCACTGCTGGGTAACATCAGTAGCATTGCCTTCTTCAACTTCGCAGGCATCAGCGTCACCAAGGAACTGAGCGCCACCACCCGCATGGTGCTGGACAGCTTGCGCACCGTTGTCATCTGGGCACTGAGCCTGGCACTGGGCTGGGAGGCCTTCCATGCACTGCAGATCCTTGGCTTCCTCATACTCCTTATAGGCACTGCCCTCTACAACGGGCTGCACCGCCCGCTGCTGGGCCGCCTGTCCCGGGGCCGGCCCCTGGCAGAGGAGAGCGAGCAGGAGAGACTGCTGGGTGGCACCCGGACTCCCATCAATGATGCCAGCTGA